One Salvia splendens isolate huo1 chromosome 12, SspV2, whole genome shotgun sequence genomic window carries:
- the LOC121758133 gene encoding uncharacterized protein LOC121758133 — protein MPSLQTALPPELANNAIRNIKKSTIPVLFCCINEAMLYRECLRRAKYIGQKKFNTELLITMVREQLKKNMHETDPDKIQRMKDDAARGLINHMIYESENLSGRKFNKSTDGS, from the exons ATGCCGTCTTTGCAAACAGCATTACCTCCTGAGCTTGCCAACAATGCCATCAG AAACATCAAAAAGTCAACAATTCCAGTTCTATTTTGTTGTATAAATGAAGCAATG CTTTATCGCGAATGCCTAAGGCGAGCTAAGTATATTGGGCAAAAG AAATTCAACACTGAACTGCTAATTACCATGGTGAGAGAGCAGTTGAAGAAGAACATGCATGAGACGGATCCAGATAAGATTCAAAGGATGAAGGATGA TGCGGCAAGAGGACTGATCAACCATATGATATACGAGTCTGAAAACTTGTCCGGGCGAAAATTCAATAAAAGCACTGACGGGAGCTGA